The Psilocybe cubensis strain MGC-MH-2018 chromosome 7, whole genome shotgun sequence genome has a window encoding:
- a CDS encoding 5'-deoxynucleotidase hdd1 → MVLLKLDDERFRIPRILPDRCVMMALVHDLAEAQVGDIAPREGIPKAEKHRLESEAMHNIVHDMLHNSPAAQKINALWMEYEDGQSPEAKFVKDLDRFEMASQALEYEKNHGASLQPFFDSSIPKLQHPQVQEWGQGLLGERYNISNTSTTSR, encoded by the exons ATGGTCTTACTCAAACTCGATGACGAACGGTTCCGTATCCCTCGAATCTTGCCTGATAGATGTGTGATGATGGCTTTGGTGCATGATCTTGCTGAAGCTCAAG TTGGCGATATCGCACCGAGAGAAGGAATACCAAAGGCAGAAAAGCACAGACTAGAATCCGAAGCTATGCACAATATCGTGCACGACATGCTTCACAATAGCCCAGCTGCGCAGAAAATCAACGCTCTCTGGATG GAGTACGAAGATGGGCAATCTCCTGAAGCTAAATTTGTCAAAG ATCTTGATCGATTTGAAATGGCGTCACAAG CTCTAGAGTATGAGAAAAATCATGGCGCAAGTCTGCAACCATTCTTCGACAGCAGCATACCAAAACTCCAACACCCtcaagtacaagaatgggGTCAGGGACTGCTAGGAGAAAGATACAACATAAGCAACACATCTACAACAAGCCGGTAA